The Methanothrix soehngenii GP6 genome has a window encoding:
- a CDS encoding membrane protein: MNWTSSPKINIDKTLVIIFAVYSMSLLFTSIFFVSPIITGDGHEYLGMTASFFHHLTPDLREEDIALREQIENQNGINFGKDLTYFGYYKSLGGAWYSYHFGAYSLLNLPVFAFLHYFNFNELKSFQITNSLLLIFSLFILLLITNLTSSQKMWLFLFSAFNPIVFYIWWPHTEVFSYSFIVVAVAFYLKGDYRLAVLASSLSSLQNPAISVFTIFIIIFGWRAADLHLRELFNLLICALISVIPFLFYYLNYHTISLIVSHGIADISYISLDKIFSLFFDLNFGMIAYIPPLMFLAIYVLMASIAGKKLVIPSLWSVLILMATICSTQVNWNCGMMYIHRYSVLMLPIIVLICIYEIPKFSAKKINIYLFISLLITLLIIGPLLYNYDNGNSVKFNFLSKEVLINTPCLYNPPYDVFAERALGMEIDFIDDLPIILSYNGVPRKALTDYDGLSLIERLTGNPIKKADSEQIRKSKIGYINFENRIFKFPSGESELMIYDKIVIENVLSGSSVKLSFPDNGWYSIEDWSGTPTRWMQSDSIISLSSPDNITVKLNMLAAGFYRSRTLEVYSGGVPTTQIAVPTSFINLSVPIHLTKGVNIVRLHVPEGCERPIDKPELSNPDSRCLSLAVQNLTIKDVDYNISRAL, translated from the coding sequence ATGAATTGGACATCTAGCCCTAAAATTAATATTGACAAAACACTTGTAATTATATTTGCTGTGTACTCAATGTCACTATTATTTACTTCAATATTTTTTGTTAGTCCTATTATAACGGGTGATGGGCATGAATATTTAGGAATGACCGCTTCCTTTTTTCATCACTTAACCCCTGACCTACGCGAGGAGGATATTGCACTAAGAGAGCAAATTGAGAATCAAAATGGGATCAATTTCGGTAAAGATTTAACCTATTTTGGTTACTATAAATCGTTAGGAGGAGCCTGGTACTCTTACCACTTCGGAGCATATTCCCTGTTAAATCTACCAGTTTTTGCATTTCTACATTATTTTAATTTTAATGAACTCAAGTCATTTCAGATAACCAATTCGTTATTGCTCATATTTAGCCTTTTTATTCTCTTGCTCATAACTAATTTGACCAGCTCTCAGAAAATGTGGTTATTTCTATTTTCGGCATTCAATCCTATTGTATTTTATATATGGTGGCCTCACACCGAGGTCTTCTCTTATTCATTTATTGTCGTAGCTGTCGCCTTCTATTTAAAAGGGGATTATCGACTAGCAGTTTTAGCTTCTTCGTTATCATCGTTACAAAATCCAGCTATATCAGTCTTTACAATATTTATAATAATATTCGGATGGAGAGCAGCTGACTTGCATCTTCGAGAGCTCTTTAATCTTTTGATATGCGCTTTAATCTCTGTCATTCCTTTTTTATTCTACTACCTAAATTACCACACTATATCTCTAATCGTCTCCCATGGAATTGCAGATATCAGCTACATTTCTTTGGATAAGATCTTTAGTCTATTCTTCGACCTGAATTTTGGAATGATAGCATATATTCCACCCCTTATGTTCCTGGCGATATATGTGCTTATGGCTTCTATCGCTGGAAAAAAACTGGTTATCCCCTCATTATGGTCAGTATTGATATTGATGGCAACAATATGTAGTACTCAAGTAAATTGGAATTGCGGAATGATGTATATTCATCGATACTCTGTTTTGATGTTGCCAATAATTGTTTTAATATGTATCTATGAAATACCAAAGTTTTCTGCAAAAAAAATAAATATATACTTATTTATATCGTTATTGATTACGCTACTTATCATAGGACCTTTATTGTATAATTATGACAATGGAAATAGTGTTAAATTCAACTTCTTATCAAAAGAGGTTCTAATCAATACACCATGTCTTTATAATCCGCCGTATGATGTATTTGCTGAACGTGCTCTTGGAATGGAGATTGATTTTATAGATGATTTGCCTATAATTTTAAGCTATAATGGTGTCCCGAGAAAGGCTTTAACAGATTATGATGGTCTAAGCTTGATAGAACGGCTCACAGGTAATCCTATCAAAAAGGCAGATTCTGAGCAGATTAGAAAGTCAAAAATAGGTTATATTAATTTTGAAAATAGGATATTTAAATTCCCATCAGGTGAATCGGAATTGATGATTTATGATAAAATAGTAATAGAAAACGTTCTATCTGGATCATCTGTAAAGCTCTCTTTTCCAGATAATGGCTGGTATAGCATAGAGGATTGGTCTGGCACCCCGACTCGCTGGATGCAGTCAGATTCTATCATCTCTTTGTCCTCTCCCGACAACATAACTGTCAAACTGAACATGCTTGCTGCGGGCTTCTATCGCTCTAGAACTCTGGAAGTCTACTCAGGCGGCGTGCCTACAACGCAGATTGCAGTGCCCACGAGTTTTATTAACTTGAGCGTGCCCATACATCTCACGAAAGGGGTGAATATCGTACGCCTGCACGTGCCCGAGGGCTGCGAGAGGCCGATCGATAAGCCGGAGCTGAGCAATCCTGATTCAAGATGCCTGAGCTTGGCAGTTCAGAATCTTACTATAAAAGATGTGGATTATAATATTAGTCGGGCGCTATAG
- a CDS encoding IS110 family RNA-guided transposase → MEPVLDSCAGMDVHEKKVDVCIAHGPLEKSPKFEIRTFSTMTSDLEDLKSWLKKYNVTTIGMESTGVYWKPIFNIMEGEFTIVLANAQRLKAIPRKKTDIMDCKRIAKLLRYGLLPNSFIPPREIRELRDLNRTRRKLVGMMTSEKNRLTKVLESSNIKLSSVVSKISGVSSMAMIRSLLEKDRLSKEEISQLAKGSLKKKVDLLEKALDGKLTDHHRFLLKMHMENLDHLARQIAKIDEQIERKMIPFQKESNLIQSIPGISKVSASAILAEIGTDMSQFPDEAHLSSWAGVCPGNNESAGKKKSGKTQKGNSFLKGTLAEAAWAASKVKRSTYNAFYQNIVRRRGKKRALVALAHRMLMDIYRVLKTGAPYQDTGAEEANERATKRKERSMIRLLEKAGYEVVRTCTSEIAAA, encoded by the coding sequence ATGGAGCCGGTTCTGGATAGTTGCGCTGGAATGGATGTTCACGAGAAGAAAGTAGACGTATGCATTGCTCATGGCCCTCTTGAGAAATCTCCGAAGTTCGAGATCAGGACCTTCTCAACCATGACCTCAGATCTCGAAGACCTGAAATCCTGGCTGAAGAAATATAATGTCACAACAATCGGCATGGAAAGCACCGGCGTCTATTGGAAACCGATCTTCAATATAATGGAAGGAGAGTTCACAATAGTTCTTGCCAATGCTCAGCGCCTCAAGGCCATTCCTCGAAAGAAAACCGACATCATGGATTGCAAGAGAATCGCCAAATTGCTGAGATATGGACTGCTTCCCAACAGCTTCATTCCGCCAAGAGAAATCAGAGAGTTGCGTGATCTCAATCGCACTCGAAGAAAGCTGGTTGGAATGATGACCTCAGAGAAGAATCGACTGACAAAAGTGTTAGAATCATCGAATATCAAGCTCAGCTCGGTTGTATCCAAGATCTCTGGCGTTTCATCAATGGCTATGATTCGATCTCTTCTGGAAAAGGATAGGCTTTCCAAAGAGGAAATCTCTCAGTTGGCTAAAGGCTCACTCAAGAAGAAAGTTGATCTGCTGGAGAAAGCCCTTGATGGAAAATTAACTGATCATCACAGGTTCCTCCTAAAAATGCATATGGAGAATCTCGATCATCTTGCCAGGCAAATCGCAAAAATCGATGAACAGATCGAGAGAAAAATGATCCCTTTTCAAAAGGAGTCTAACCTGATCCAATCGATTCCAGGAATCAGTAAGGTCAGCGCATCTGCCATCCTGGCAGAAATCGGGACAGACATGTCTCAGTTCCCTGACGAAGCACATCTTTCTTCTTGGGCGGGAGTTTGTCCAGGCAATAATGAAAGTGCTGGCAAGAAAAAGAGCGGAAAAACCCAAAAAGGAAATTCTTTTTTGAAAGGAACGTTGGCTGAGGCCGCATGGGCTGCCTCAAAGGTCAAACGCTCCACCTATAACGCTTTCTATCAAAATATTGTCAGACGGAGAGGCAAGAAAAGAGCTCTTGTGGCTCTAGCGCATCGCATGCTCATGGACATCTACCGTGTTCTCAAAACTGGAGCACCTTATCAAGATACAGGCGCCGAGGAAGCTAATGAACGAGCGACGAAGAGAAAAGAACGGTCGATGATCAGATTACTTGAAAAGGCAGGATACGAGGTCGTAAGGACATGCACCTCAGAAATAGCGGCTGCATAG
- a CDS encoding class I SAM-dependent methyltransferase, translating into MIARSSKANNFQQEEACLAHIDEFPNGQCLPLPDGISESALFSFLRSVCAVGEPSPEVVQRYCEDHFNRIVFTYGLIKGLKGKCLELGSAPYFITMLLKQFTDLELVLANYFGQRYAGIYRENAERVCPLEISFENPRNHMKEYIKTEFYQFNVESDMYPFSDSEFDVVLFCELIEHMQMDPIYALMEMKRVLKPNGVLILTTPNANRIENIIRMISGSNIYDHYSGYGPYGRHNREYNVHELMTLLEYCGFSIDSISAIDTTNVSAWEDPIIKQLEPLLGEKEHSLGKQIFIRAKNTKEARRKRPAFLYANYLPEELENFKLPEKEDVINEPSIAFIGDWHDLELWNSTPTRWIGPDASLHIYSEQNRSTKFCFKVLSFYSQRNLEVRFGEALIAKYEVPTSFINVCEAINLSAGANELRLHVREGCERPCDKPELKNTDSRCLSLAIQEVTFS; encoded by the coding sequence ATGATTGCGAGATCATCCAAGGCCAACAATTTTCAACAAGAAGAGGCATGTTTAGCGCATATTGATGAGTTCCCCAATGGTCAGTGCTTGCCGTTGCCGGATGGTATATCGGAAAGTGCACTTTTTTCGTTCTTGAGATCGGTATGTGCAGTAGGTGAGCCTTCTCCCGAAGTCGTTCAGAGATATTGCGAAGACCATTTTAATAGAATTGTATTTACTTATGGGCTGATAAAGGGCTTGAAAGGCAAATGTCTTGAGTTGGGATCTGCTCCCTATTTTATAACAATGCTACTAAAGCAATTTACTGACCTTGAACTTGTATTGGCAAATTATTTCGGCCAGCGATATGCAGGTATTTACCGGGAAAATGCCGAAAGAGTATGCCCCTTAGAGATATCCTTTGAAAATCCAAGAAATCATATGAAAGAGTATATAAAAACGGAATTTTATCAATTTAATGTAGAAAGCGATATGTATCCTTTTAGTGATTCTGAATTTGACGTTGTTCTGTTCTGCGAATTGATAGAGCATATGCAAATGGACCCGATATATGCTTTGATGGAGATGAAAAGAGTACTTAAGCCAAATGGAGTTCTTATATTAACAACTCCAAACGCGAATAGAATAGAAAATATTATACGCATGATTTCTGGTTCGAATATATATGATCATTATTCTGGATATGGCCCTTATGGACGACATAATAGAGAATATAATGTTCATGAATTAATGACTTTGCTAGAATACTGCGGATTCTCAATAGACAGCATCTCTGCAATTGATACGACTAATGTCTCTGCCTGGGAAGATCCAATTATTAAACAATTAGAACCCTTATTAGGGGAAAAGGAACATTCTCTTGGCAAGCAAATTTTTATTCGTGCGAAAAATACAAAAGAAGCTAGACGAAAAAGACCCGCTTTCCTATATGCTAATTACCTACCAGAAGAGCTCGAAAACTTTAAATTGCCTGAAAAAGAAGATGTTATTAATGAGCCATCTATTGCATTTATTGGCGATTGGCATGATCTCGAACTCTGGAATAGCACACCGACTCGATGGATAGGTCCTGACGCATCATTGCATATATATTCTGAACAAAATCGCAGCACAAAATTTTGTTTTAAAGTATTAAGCTTCTATAGTCAAAGGAATCTGGAGGTCCGCTTTGGAGAGGCGCTAATTGCGAAGTATGAAGTACCTACTAGTTTCATCAACGTCTGTGAGGCTATAAATTTATCAGCAGGCGCCAATGAATTGCGCCTGCATGTGCGCGAAGGTTGTGAGAGGCCTTGCGATAAACCAGAGCTAAAAAACACGGATAGTCGATGTTTGAGCTTAGCGATTCAAGAGGTAACATTCTCATAA
- a CDS encoding PHP domain-containing protein, which yields MQVLTEIRRAGGISAIPHPFDKLRHHAVRLTSNDVELVDCIEGFNARCLFKTYNDLAYNFGKEYDLAITAGSDAHFLNEVGNGGIITGQENIREAIMKKNVTIYGHRSMVINHAGTKILKLGRSIRGYLDE from the coding sequence GTGCAGGTTCTAACTGAAATAAGACGGGCTGGCGGCATTTCGGCCATACCTCATCCTTTTGACAAATTAAGGCATCATGCAGTCCGTTTAACGAGTAATGATGTAGAGCTCGTCGATTGCATTGAAGGCTTCAATGCTCGATGTCTCTTTAAAACATACAACGATTTAGCATATAATTTCGGAAAAGAATATGATCTTGCGATTACGGCTGGTTCGGATGCGCACTTTTTAAACGAGGTTGGGAACGGCGGAATTATTACCGGACAAGAGAATATCCGAGAAGCGATAATGAAAAAAAATGTGACCATTTATGGGCATAGGTCAATGGTTATCAATCACGCGGGAACGAAAATCTTAAAATTGGGACGAAGCATTCGGGGTTATCTTGATGAGTAG